The following are from one region of the Corylus avellana chromosome ca1, CavTom2PMs-1.0 genome:
- the LOC132166961 gene encoding probable histone-arginine methyltransferase 1.4: protein MAGQEITGRLHMIAHNAQSYTIYLTLSTKMWGPGAEQEGILQTSSCKLDLKEPYYRMSQPQAYPLTQDQQQHQLISTQDIPIQSQDLEEAELMQQPSPNSDAQLNSIMGNV from the exons ATGGCAGGACAAGAAATTACTGGCCGGCTCCACATGATTGCGCACAATGCTCAGAGTTATACGATCTATCTGACATTGTCAA CTAAAATGTGGGGGCCTGGTGCTGAACAAGAAGGAATACTTCAGACATCATCATGCAAACTTGATCTCAAGGAGCCCTACTACAGAATGTCTCAACCACAAGCCTATCCGTTAACCCAAGATCAGCAACAACATCAGCTAATAAGCACGCAG GATATACCAATTCAATCTCAAGATTTAGAAGAAGCTGAGTTAATGCAGCAACCATCACCAAATTCAGACGCTCAGCTCAATTCAATAATGGGAAATGTTTAA
- the LOC132186188 gene encoding probable histone-arginine methyltransferase 1.4 isoform X1, protein MEGPIGQKHKQLEFALASVSDLSSSSSAAQSKPVVARFSADSGVAELRFQQESESIAAINVDLQTAKLFKLGPVQSVCISEGSDSSKEQTSYSRGVSIQFRNEEESGAFHCTFEQRKKEVLQGEQLQLPNGTVSDTRTKFDDKIEPSSSKMYFHYYGQLLHQQNMLQDYVRTGTYFAAVIENRSDFIGRVVVDVGAGSGILSLFAAQAGAKHVYAVEASEMAEYARKLISGNPLLSQRITVVKGKVEEVELPEKADIMISEPMGTLLVNERMLESYVIARDRFLLPNGKMFPSVGRIHMAPFSDEYLFIEIANKALFWQQQNYYGVDLTSLYGSAFQGYFSQPVVDAFDPRLLVAPPIFHVIDFMKSKEEDLYEIDIPLRFISSVGARVHGLACWFDVLFNGSTVQRWLTTAPGAPTTHWYQLRCVLSQPIYVMAGQEITGRLHMIAHNAQSYTIYLTLSTKMWGPGAEQEGILQTSSCKLDLKEPYYRMSQPQAYPLTQDQQQHQLITTQDIPIQSQDLEEAELMQQPSPNSDAQLNSIMGNV, encoded by the exons ATGGAGGGTCCGATAGGGCAAAAGCACAAGCAGCTAGAGTTCGCTTTGGCCTCAGTCTCTGACCTTTCTTCGTCTTCCTCAGCAGCTCAGTCTAAGCCAGTGGTTGCTCGGTTCTCGGCCGATTCTGGAGTCGCGGAGCTTCGATTTCAGCAGGAATCTGAATCAATTGCTGCTATCAATGTTGATCTCCAAACCGCGAAG CTATTCAAATTGGGCCCTGTTCAATCAGTTTGCATATCTGAAGGTTCTGATTCCAGTAAGGAG CAGACATCATATTCAAGGGGAGTCAGCATTCAATTTAGAAACGAGGAGGAGAGTGGGGCCTTCCATTGCACATTTGAGCAAAGGAAAAAGGAAGTTCTTCAAG gagaACAATTACAATTACCAAATGGAACAGTTTCAGATACTAGAACCAAGTTTGATGATAAAATAGAGCCATCTTCTTCTAAAATGTACTTCCATTATTATGGACAACTTTTGCATCAGCAAAATATGTTACAGGATTATGTGAGAACAG GAACCTATTTTGCTGCTGTTATTGAGAACCGTTCAGATTTTATTGGTCGTGTAGTAGTTGATGTTGGTGCTGGTAGTGGTATTTTATCATTATTTGCTGCTCAG GCTGGTGCAAAGCATGTTTATGCTGTGGAAGCATCTGAAATGGCAGAATATGCACGAAAGCTTATTTCTGGGAACCCATTACTGAGTCAACGGATTACA GTGGTCAAAGGTAAAGTAGAGGAAGTTGAACTGCCTGAGAAAGCTGATATCATGATCTCGGAGCCAATGG GAACATTGTTGGTTAATGAAAGAATGTTGGAGTCCTATGTGATTGCAAGAGATCGGTTTCTTCTCCCAAATGGGAAAATGTTTCCTTCAGTTGGAAG GATACACATGGCACCTTTCAGTGATGAATATTTGTTTATTGAAATTGCGAATAAG GCCCTCTTTTGGCAGCAACAGAATTATTATGGTGTTGATTTGACATCCTTGTATGGATCGGCTTTCCAGGGATACTTTTCTCAG CCCGTGGTGGATGCTTTTGATCCCAGATTATTGGTGGCTCCTCCAATTTTTCATGTGATAGACTTTATGAAAAGCAAG GAAGAGGATTTATATGAAATTGATATTCCATTGAGATTTATCTCCTCGGTGGGTGCTAGAGTGCATGGCTTGGCTTGCTGGTTTGATGTACTGTTCAATGGGAG CACTGTACAAAGGTGGCTTACCACTGCCCCTGGTGCACCAACAACGCACTGGTACCAATTACGTTGCGTTCTCTCTCAGCCAATTTATGTCATGGCAGGACAAGAAATTACTGGCCGACTCCACATGATTGCGCACAATGCTCAGAGTTATACGATCTATCTGACATTGTCAA CTAAAATGTGGGGGCCTGGTGCTGAACAAGAAGGAATACTTCAGACATCATCATGCAAACTTGATCTCAAGGAGCCCTACTACAGAATGTCTCAACCACAAGCCTATCCGTTAACCCAAGATCAGCAACAACATCAGCTAATAACCACGCAG GATATACCAATTCAATCTCAAGATTTAGAAGAAGCTGAGTTAATGCAGCAACCATCACCAAATTCAGACGCTCAGCTCAATTCAATAATGGGAAATGTTTAA
- the LOC132186188 gene encoding probable histone-arginine methyltransferase 1.3 isoform X2, whose product MEGPIGQKHKQLEFALASVSDLSSSSSAAQSKPVVARFSADSGVAELRFQQESESIAAINVDLQTAKLFKLGPVQSVCISEGSDSSKETSYSRGVSIQFRNEEESGAFHCTFEQRKKEVLQGEQLQLPNGTVSDTRTKFDDKIEPSSSKMYFHYYGQLLHQQNMLQDYVRTGTYFAAVIENRSDFIGRVVVDVGAGSGILSLFAAQAGAKHVYAVEASEMAEYARKLISGNPLLSQRITVVKGKVEEVELPEKADIMISEPMGTLLVNERMLESYVIARDRFLLPNGKMFPSVGRIHMAPFSDEYLFIEIANKALFWQQQNYYGVDLTSLYGSAFQGYFSQPVVDAFDPRLLVAPPIFHVIDFMKSKEEDLYEIDIPLRFISSVGARVHGLACWFDVLFNGSTVQRWLTTAPGAPTTHWYQLRCVLSQPIYVMAGQEITGRLHMIAHNAQSYTIYLTLSTKMWGPGAEQEGILQTSSCKLDLKEPYYRMSQPQAYPLTQDQQQHQLITTQDIPIQSQDLEEAELMQQPSPNSDAQLNSIMGNV is encoded by the exons ATGGAGGGTCCGATAGGGCAAAAGCACAAGCAGCTAGAGTTCGCTTTGGCCTCAGTCTCTGACCTTTCTTCGTCTTCCTCAGCAGCTCAGTCTAAGCCAGTGGTTGCTCGGTTCTCGGCCGATTCTGGAGTCGCGGAGCTTCGATTTCAGCAGGAATCTGAATCAATTGCTGCTATCAATGTTGATCTCCAAACCGCGAAG CTATTCAAATTGGGCCCTGTTCAATCAGTTTGCATATCTGAAGGTTCTGATTCCAGTAAGGAG ACATCATATTCAAGGGGAGTCAGCATTCAATTTAGAAACGAGGAGGAGAGTGGGGCCTTCCATTGCACATTTGAGCAAAGGAAAAAGGAAGTTCTTCAAG gagaACAATTACAATTACCAAATGGAACAGTTTCAGATACTAGAACCAAGTTTGATGATAAAATAGAGCCATCTTCTTCTAAAATGTACTTCCATTATTATGGACAACTTTTGCATCAGCAAAATATGTTACAGGATTATGTGAGAACAG GAACCTATTTTGCTGCTGTTATTGAGAACCGTTCAGATTTTATTGGTCGTGTAGTAGTTGATGTTGGTGCTGGTAGTGGTATTTTATCATTATTTGCTGCTCAG GCTGGTGCAAAGCATGTTTATGCTGTGGAAGCATCTGAAATGGCAGAATATGCACGAAAGCTTATTTCTGGGAACCCATTACTGAGTCAACGGATTACA GTGGTCAAAGGTAAAGTAGAGGAAGTTGAACTGCCTGAGAAAGCTGATATCATGATCTCGGAGCCAATGG GAACATTGTTGGTTAATGAAAGAATGTTGGAGTCCTATGTGATTGCAAGAGATCGGTTTCTTCTCCCAAATGGGAAAATGTTTCCTTCAGTTGGAAG GATACACATGGCACCTTTCAGTGATGAATATTTGTTTATTGAAATTGCGAATAAG GCCCTCTTTTGGCAGCAACAGAATTATTATGGTGTTGATTTGACATCCTTGTATGGATCGGCTTTCCAGGGATACTTTTCTCAG CCCGTGGTGGATGCTTTTGATCCCAGATTATTGGTGGCTCCTCCAATTTTTCATGTGATAGACTTTATGAAAAGCAAG GAAGAGGATTTATATGAAATTGATATTCCATTGAGATTTATCTCCTCGGTGGGTGCTAGAGTGCATGGCTTGGCTTGCTGGTTTGATGTACTGTTCAATGGGAG CACTGTACAAAGGTGGCTTACCACTGCCCCTGGTGCACCAACAACGCACTGGTACCAATTACGTTGCGTTCTCTCTCAGCCAATTTATGTCATGGCAGGACAAGAAATTACTGGCCGACTCCACATGATTGCGCACAATGCTCAGAGTTATACGATCTATCTGACATTGTCAA CTAAAATGTGGGGGCCTGGTGCTGAACAAGAAGGAATACTTCAGACATCATCATGCAAACTTGATCTCAAGGAGCCCTACTACAGAATGTCTCAACCACAAGCCTATCCGTTAACCCAAGATCAGCAACAACATCAGCTAATAACCACGCAG GATATACCAATTCAATCTCAAGATTTAGAAGAAGCTGAGTTAATGCAGCAACCATCACCAAATTCAGACGCTCAGCTCAATTCAATAATGGGAAATGTTTAA